GATTTTTGAAAATCTGCCAGATAGTGTTATCCCATACGGGCACAGAAAAGTTATTTCCGTAGTGGAAATACAAAATGCTGCGGTCTGCGGCGGCTAGCTCGGAATATAATACAACTCGATCTGAAAACAGAAGCTCCTTAATACCTTTGTCTTGTACCTACTCTTTATCTTTAGGAAGTCGCAGAAAGCCACAGCACTGTTGCTGTAACGAGAATAAGAACTTTATCCGAGGAAAATCAGGTCAATACAGAAGTGAAGCTAGTCTTTATGTTACAAAGCAATTGTAGCTATAtgatttttaacattatttgcaACTATCAACTATACTTTATGCTCATTTTGttgcattattttataaacttataCTTACAGTAAGGTCCTACCTACATTCCATTTATTCCGTAACTTCACAGCGCTGCAAAATGTCCTTCACATTTGGTTAACTCATCTCAGTTTATCTACAAGGAACCTAAGTTTATACTTATAAATTCATTTTTAGATACATTAGGCCTAGCGTTAAGTAAGAAATCGACAGACAGAAGTAACAGGTCTTAaaccccttcggccgcgtacgcaaccagagcttcgtaaccagatgcgatcgaaaactatttctgctttgtacgaaaccggttgcgatcaaaaactaattccgtcttactagttatcagttacgatcgaaaacttttctttgttgtacgaaacctttcgaccgttgataaagtcagctaagattatatttatacaccttgttatacagtataagtactgtacacgttatatcatcagtcaaaaatcagaacacaaaaatgtaccagttgataatattcaaatactttgttggcaaatacaatgtaacattgttccttaaaagacactggcttaagagacatggagcactgacattcaggataagaaattatcatgagtatcatgacaaaatatttgaaaaagaaacctatagctagatggcccagacattggtttcgtataagaacgagaagtgttcgatcgtaactggttacgggtaagacgaaattagtttttgatcgcaaccggtttcgtacaaggcagaaatagttttcgatcgcatctggttacgaagctctggttgcgtacgcggccgaagggtcTTAAACAGTGGATAGCATCACAAAAGTTGTAAAGTTACAGTTATACCATGAAATGGGTCATAActtgacattattacacatttGTACCTAATTCATCATAAAAAGGGTAACCTGACTTCAGCGATGATATCGCTGTCCACCATTCAAAAGCGTATGGCATAGGTATTTCCGCTATCGATATATCGTCACTATCATAAATTCACATTTTATCGTGCCATTTGATGCCAGACAAAGATTGACTAACGAacgttttttaaaatattcgtAAGTAATATATATCTGTACCGCAGACACGTCTGCCGGATTTGTtgaacaataacaataaatcgGCGCAAGAGACCCTCGCTGCGATTTAGGTTACGCGGACCGAGCAATTCTGGCCTTTGAAAAGTTTGTGAGTAATCAAATTGCGTTCGCTATCGTTGTAGTACGTTGCTGGGATTTGTTGGggaattttattgtaatgttcCCGTCAAACGTTGTTTCAGATGCAATCAAGTCTTGAATGCAGAGTAAGGTTTTGTGAAAATATggtttattaacaatttttgttcttttttcGTGCAAAATGCCGAAACTACCAAGTTAAACTTGTCCCACATGTCTTGTTTCGTGTCTCACGTGCGTCAAAATCCTTTTATGTAACCGCTGACGTGCTCATCTTCAGGtatatagattgtgtcattcacgaagatgcgtgccttgactcgtattattatgttattaaaggttacatttgcaaatctgcgcgtcatcatgaaTGACAGGAACTATATCCAGATTATCAGGAAAATTCTGAAGTCCTCAGTGATCTTTTAGACAAATGGTTATCACATTCAGTCACGAGTCATGTTTTATATGACACGCACTGTATTCACACAAAAGACGAAACTGCTCCTAAAAATGTACCTATCTTGCTTGGCCCATGTAGATTTCAATCAAACTTTCGTCGAACTTTTGCATACGCTCTGTTACATACAGACTGTGACCATAACTCTCCTTTTTTAATTCAACAAGCCATTACAATCAGCCTCTTCCGCAATCGTAAAACTAAAGTAGTGGGTTTAATTTGTGAACCAATAGACAGTCGCATTCGCAATTACAGCTGTCCGGGCGAATTGTGTTCGACAATAAAAGCGATACTTTTATTGTGGCTGTAAATTCTGGCGCTGTTGGCCGCTGCGTCGATGCTGCGTGGTCGCTGCGTCCACTTCTTTTAAAAGGGGTTTATCTTTAATTCGAAAGTGTTTTTTCGTATGGAGCTATTTCTACAAGTTCTTATGTACTGTATATTGCTTCAATTGCTGAAAAACATACCTAAAGGCACACACGAACTGATCTTAATTGGCAATTTTGGCTTTCCACCCTAGCTTTGCTCGCTGGCGTCAAATTTTAGTATAAATGGAATGTCACAAAGCTAGTTTTAGGTCCTTTTTTTAGGTCCTTTTTTACTTGTTGTTGGATTGTTGTTGGTTATATTGCTGACAACATCAGCCTTTTGATTGACCTCACGTGGAGAAGAGTGGAcagattttaaattatttactattGGGGGCCACGGCTTTCTACAAATAGCAAGTATATTTGTcctaaatattcatatttttctttaaatttttgacctaaCTTTTCAACTAATTGCTTAATTTTATGTCGATTTATTATACGACATGTACTTCTCTggatttttttagtataaatgAATTTTCGTTAATACTTTGATATCTCCTGAGCCTCCTGACTTGTAAAATTCAggaataattttgtattaagttgACACGCTACGCTTTATCTATTACTAAATCTAAAATCTAGAGCTTCGGTGTTTGTGACAATTTAATGCTCAATCATAGCAGTAATTACAATAAAGTTATCAACATGTTAAGACAGCAAGAATGTTTGCAGTTATTATACACAATTTACACATTTGGTCCATATAGCGACGTTCAAATCGGACTGAtagaatataattaaataaagaaacaatATGGCAAAAACAGGAATTAACTTCCTGCAAATTTATCCCGGAAAGAATCCCACTGTTACTTGGATCGTttcaaattgaaattaattgaataaaacattaaaattcttACCTTCTTGATATTTACTTTCGTACCCTAccttctatatatatatattatcgcaATATCCTTTTACCCATTTTTGGTTCCTGGGGAATAACAAACTCTGGTCTGAATGACAATCAATTTACAATAAACGCTTTGTGCGGTAATCTCTGATTGAATTTATCGTCAAATAAATGATAACCATAATTTCGATATCCGGCACTTAAggggtttaatttattttgaatagcTGTAGGTAATTATGCCCGATTTTGATGATGATAAAAACGCAATTAATAACAACGGATATGATTtccttaaatgttttatttcaacgtTCAAAGAAtgttttacaaacatttatgCTTACTCTAACATCAGTTCAAATATTAATGCTATTTATTTACAGAGACTTAATTGCGATAAAGTAATGTGGTTAGCCACTCCGGGCGGGGCTGGTGCGGCTTGTACTCCGGCGGGCTCATCGCCAGCGGCGACGCCGCATCCGCCAGCGCCCCTGAAGACATCTCAGTCACAGCCACACTAGGTTTACCTTTCAAAATTGACCTCAACTCCTCATTGTCAACCGCTCTATTCCTCTGCAGGTTCTCTCTAGTCTCTTTCATTCTCGATAACTGTTCACGCAATGTCCGATATTCCTCTAGAAACTTTTCAAGTTGTGAAGCACGGAAATCGAAGTCCTCCATCGGCTGATCCATGCGCGTATAGTCGCGGAGGCCGGAAAGATCGAGGAGGGGGGTGGCGGACGGCACGGTGGGCTGCTCCCGGGCTGGAGACGAGGGTAAGCTCGGATTACGTCGCAACCGATTACCGCCCGATGATAAGTCGAGAAAGCTATTAGAGCGTCGACCAACGTTCCTCGGCTGATTCTTATCGTAGATCCGGTCAAAAAAGGTTCCAGAATCGCCGCCAGAACTGTTTCTTCTACTATTTAAAAGGGGGCTTCGGCTCTCGCCGTCTTTTCTCCTGGGGATCGTATAGAAATAGTACGGGTCGTGTTTCATTTCGCTTCGGAGGTATGAGGAGGTGCCGAGAGCACTCATCTCGATGAGATCTGGGTAGTTTTTTTCGCTGTCGCTGCCGGAGAGGTCGTTGTCGAGACGCTCGTGGCGCAGACGCGGACGCGCGCGCGGGTTATTGTTGAAGCGGTTGGCCGACGAGTGCTCGGCGTGCGCACTCAACACACCCGTTGATGTTGAGCTCGCGACAGACTCGGGGGTTTCGTCGgaactgcaaaaaaaaaatattgaaataattttaaagtttacctcacgtattaaaaaaatacgatataCAAATTACTTTGTAGAGAAGTAAAAGAATTACTTTGTAGAGACACTCTACAAAGAATGCGTTGATTTTCTTGTCACACACATTGCACGAGTTTCGAAAAGTCGATTAGGTGTCGTCTTCATACATACATTTCACAAAACGATTAAAATCCATTATTCTAAACGTGGTAGTAATCTCAATTCAAGACCTGGagggcgatttttgaattttgtcaCTCAAAAATTTGTTGAAAATGGCGAAATatgctatttttaaaatacgagCGAAAGAAATTTAGAATCCAGTGGTATTCACCACtcattttcaattctattagttgaatttaaatgcctagtagtggggATAGAATTAAAGGGagacacgaaatcgagcgcaaGAAATTGAAAAATCGGCCGCTTGatagtgtttaattttaattttccgTTCCTTCTTTCTCTAACTTTGTGTGATATTAATTTTTCTAAAACAGTAGCTAGGTTTCTGACCaagatttaatatatttatgtaggtagtTCCGTTGTGGCTATTTCTAGGAAGGTTCAGAAAGTGCATTAAGATGCATAATTCTACATAGCTAAAACTCCGTGCAAGTTGCAATGAATTATTTACCGTTTGCTGTAATCCTTCAAGCGGGGTATATGCAAATCTCGTTCAAGTATTCCATTTCTGCTGACCGAGTTATCAAACTCAGGTCTCCGCCAACCTGCGTCAAAGGACAGCGCCATGGGGTCTCGTTCATCGCGCACCTCCTCACGTAAGTAACCTGCGCAATCGTCCTCCGGGTCGTGCGAGGGGACGTTCCTGTAGTCCCCCCTCTTCCGACCGCTGTCCACCGGCAACACCCGTGGCACCTCAACCACACCCTTATTATTAGCCTCTATCTTCTCATAATTGTCATCGCGGCGATTAGTGGTCACTATCTGTTCGTTCCACCTATCTAATTGTCTTTTTTTGCGAGTTTCATATGCGCACAGTCCAACTAAACATGAACTTAACACTATCACCGCGGA
The nucleotide sequence above comes from Cydia pomonella isolate Wapato2018A chromosome 2, ilCydPomo1, whole genome shotgun sequence. Encoded proteins:
- the LOC133515356 gene encoding uncharacterized protein LOC133515356, with amino-acid sequence MWVLLMLALAAAAVAECPRHCECKWRSGKESALCARAGLTAVPPRLDPTTQLLDLSENKLTTLQNDAFASANLLNLQRLYLSSCSVKFIRQHAFRALVNLVELDLSKNNIQSVPSHAFDSISELRELRLTKNSIIKVKDDAFITVPHLVRLSLSENKITEIEPRAFTGLEGSLEYLELDKNKLHVLHVAVLAPLRSLKGLELAGNPWECTCALRPMRDWMIKKNVPATVVPDCSLPPRLMSMSWDRLDLEEFACPPEVSAASNSFKSVEGEEVTLVCRVSGVPAPRVRWVRAGRLLANSSSNNVNSGRSFILRSEGKTSNLTIKAADMQDTGSYTCNAENRAGKAEAVVSLVVEKKPQGKGFGGRALMAGMAVSAVIVLSSCLVGLCAYETRKKRQLDRWNEQIVTTNRRDDNYEKIEANNKGVVEVPRVLPVDSGRKRGDYRNVPSHDPEDDCAGYLREEVRDERDPMALSFDAGWRRPEFDNSVSRNGILERDLHIPRLKDYSKRSDETPESVASSTSTGVLSAHAEHSSANRFNNNPRARPRLRHERLDNDLSGSDSEKNYPDLIEMSALGTSSYLRSEMKHDPYYFYTIPRRKDGESRSPLLNSRRNSSGGDSGTFFDRIYDKNQPRNVGRRSNSFLDLSSGGNRLRRNPSLPSSPAREQPTVPSATPLLDLSGLRDYTRMDQPMEDFDFRASQLEKFLEEYRTLREQLSRMKETRENLQRNRAVDNEELRSILKGKPSVAVTEMSSGALADAASPLAMSPPEYKPHQPRPEWLTTLLYRN